ATTCGTCCTAATACGAAGGTAATTTATATGGAGACACCTTCGAATCCATTGTTAAAAGTAACGGATATTAAGGGGATTGTGAATCTAGCGAAGGCGAATAACTGCTTAACTTTCTTAGATAATACGTTCTTAACACCAGAGTTACAGCGACCTTTAGAGTTAGGCGTTGATGTAGTGTTGCACAGTGCAACGAAGTTTTTAGCGGGGCATAGTGATGTGCTTGCAGGTCTTGCTGTTGTGAAGGATCCTAATTTAGGCGATCGTTTGTATAAATTACAAAATGCATTTGGTGCCGTTCTTGGTGTGCAGGACGCATGGCTAGTTCTTCGTGGATTAAAGACATTGCATGTACGCCTACAGCAGTCTCAAGCATCTGCCTTAAAAATAGCTGAGTTTTTAGCGGAGCACCCGAAGGTAGAAGAGGTATATTACCCAGGCTTGAGCTATCACCCAGGTCATGAAACACAAAACTATCAAGCGGATGGTCCTGGAGCAGTGTTGTCATTTAAATTAGCTGACGCAGCGGCAGTTAAGACTTTGGTTGAAAATGTGGAGCTTCCGGTGTTTGCGGTTAGTTTAGGTGCAGTGGAATCTATATTATCGTATCCTGCTAAAATGTCACATGCGGCAATGCCTCCGGAAGAGCGTGAAAAGCGTGGCATTTCAGATGGACTGTTAAGATTAAGCGTTGGACTTGAGAAGGTTGAGGATTTAATTAAAGACTTTGCTGCAGCTTTGGAGAAGGTGCCTGCTGATGCAAAGAAGAATGTGAATGTGTAAATTTTGAGCTGACTCTTTGTGGAGTCAGTTTTTTTATGGGTGAGGTATTTATTTGATAATAAAAATCCCTTCTCTAAAAGAGGAACAGTTTGTTTTGTTCCTCTATTTGAGAATAAGAGATGCTTAAAGAGTAGGTAATTTCATTGCTGTATCCATATTTTTTAAATTCAGCTGTATTTGTTCATGGGTATCAAATGCATGATACCAGCCTTTTTCCACCATATAACTTGAGATTCTTTCATGCATATCCAGTGCTTCCTCTAAATGACGAGTGAGAGTATGTTTAATTTCTGGAGTGCCTGATTCAGTGAGGGCAATTGCATAGTTTCTTACTCCACTTTTTGCAGAAATTAATAAGTCCATTGCAACAACTTGATCGGTTAATGCTTTCATACCAGTTAAACTTTCAATGATTGAGTTCATGTTCCTTCATCTCCTAACTAATACTTTGGTTTTGCTTTAGAAAGAATGGAGGAGTACTCCTCTAACTGACGGGTTGATATTGTAATATCTTGCTGCATGATGTCTTTTAGTTCTGGATCAGATACAAGTGCTCTCATCGTTTTGGACTTTGTTAAACAAGTTGTCTTAAATGCCGCAATTTCCTGAACTTCAAGAACTTCGTGTAATGCGTAATCCATGACTCTCCTCCTTTTTTTTAAGGTTTTAATACTACTTTGATACAATTATCCGTTCTTGTATCAAAAATTTCATACCCACGTTTTGCTTCACTTAGTGGGAGTACGTGACTAACAACATCACCTGGATCAATTTTTCCAGTAGAAACGAGTTCAAACATGTAAGGCATTAGGTGAATCATTGGAGCTTGCCCAGTGCGGATATTTACGTTTCGTTGCATAATATCTCCTAATGGAAAACCGTTATATCGGCCACCATACACGCCAGTAATTTGGATGGTTCCGCATTTTCGAACAGCTTGAGAAGCCATTACGAGTGCACTCATTGCCCCACCTTGAAGTCTTAAACCGGTCGCTAGGAATTCCATGTCAGTCATTTTTCCGTCCATACCAACTGCGTCGATGACAACATCTGCTCCGCCTTTTGTAATTTCTTTCAGATAACTTCCCACATTTTCATGTTCCTCAAAGTTAACGGTTTCCACTTTGTTTGTTCTTTTTGCATGCTCTAAACGATAGGGAATATAGTCAACAGCAATTACTCTTTT
This genomic stretch from Metabacillus sp. B2-18 harbors:
- the metC gene encoding cystathionine beta-lyase; protein product: MSNHDWSFQTKLLHNESKVDRGTGSVSVPIHHSSTFHQFDIDEFGKYDYARSGNPTREALESAIAELEGGSRGLAFSSGMAAISTAFLLLSQGDHVLVTEDVYGGTFRIITDVLTRFGIEHTFVDMTDLHQVASEIRPNTKVIYMETPSNPLLKVTDIKGIVNLAKANNCLTFLDNTFLTPELQRPLELGVDVVLHSATKFLAGHSDVLAGLAVVKDPNLGDRLYKLQNAFGAVLGVQDAWLVLRGLKTLHVRLQQSQASALKIAEFLAEHPKVEEVYYPGLSYHPGHETQNYQADGPGAVLSFKLADAAAVKTLVENVELPVFAVSLGAVESILSYPAKMSHAAMPPEEREKRGISDGLLRLSVGLEKVEDLIKDFAAALEKVPADAKKNVNV
- a CDS encoding spore coat protein, coding for MNSIIESLTGMKALTDQVVAMDLLISAKSGVRNYAIALTESGTPEIKHTLTRHLEEALDMHERISSYMVEKGWYHAFDTHEQIQLNLKNMDTAMKLPTL